A section of the Labrus mixtus chromosome 15, fLabMix1.1, whole genome shotgun sequence genome encodes:
- the rnf114 gene encoding E3 ubiquitin-protein ligase RNF114, with the protein MAMLGGYGAAQHKKNVSEGTGDVSEFVCPVCLEIFDSPVTTQCGHTFCQSCLQECLRPQKPVCAVCRAGLGHWTKAADLEAVIQSSVASCKGCGAQVGLSQMRGHTASCSKYQEYIEEGVRTTAQSQPAIISPVPNRYTFTCPYCNCQNLDQDGLVEHCTSQHARDTRLVVCPICASMPWGDPNYRSADFFQHLKIRHTFSYDTFVDYSTDENTMIQEALQRSLLDN; encoded by the exons ATGGCGATGCTCGGAGGGTATGGTGCAGCACAGCACAAGAAAAACGTCTCTGAAGGGACCGGCGACGTGTCAGAATTCGTCTGTCCAGTGTGTCTCGAAATATTTGATAGTCCCGTAACAACACAATGTGGGCATAC GTTCTGCCAGAGTTGTTTGCAGGAGTGTTTGCGTCCACAGAAGCCTGTTTGTGCTGTATGTCGGGCAGGACTGGGTCACTGGACTAAAGCTGCAGATCTTGAGGCTGTCATCCAATCATCTGTGGCATCTTGCAAAGGGTGTGGAGCTCAG GTTGGCCTGTCTCAGATGAGAGGACACACAGCTTCCTGTTCTAAATACCAAGAGTACATTGAGGAGGGAGTGAGGACTACTGCCCAGAGCCAGCCTGCAATCATCAG TCCGGTGCCAAATCGCTACACTTTCACCTGCCCATATTGCAACTGCCAGAACCTTGACCAGGACGGCCTGGTAGAGCATTGCACTTCCCAACATGCTCGAGATACACGCCTAGTG GTATGTCCCATCTGTGCCTCAATGCCTTGGGGGGACCCTAACTACAGGAGCGCTGACTTTTTCCAGCACCTGAAAATCCGACACACCTTCTCATATGATACATTTGTC GATTATTCGACAGATGAGAACACAATGATTCAGGAGGCTCTACAGCGCTCCCTATTGGACAActga
- the spata2 gene encoding spermatogenesis-associated protein 2, whose protein sequence is MDAKLKEDLFRRYVTALERRLEGGGEYTRKGNAPEGDRGQYKDSEALLSTATALLGAYQPDPGQRFRMVRFYEVVESSLRYQRGGNLRGLERAFRTLETICTNLLLFPWKKEFRCIKTFTGPYVYHLQSAITDAELRALMRTIGYACDYDSQFHLQEHPGGTNHLRQLAFELFLAQAECRLLGEVVALARGSASEMEALELRRGCRDDAAGCAEALRRRDSLGADMARLSVRPLDIERPHAHHLRRGSRPSKSVDVTDGAGHWHPAVSKPVLKASLSLRKEPLFVDAEEDMKDEIIRPCTSASLFSVAAPPSYSPVADFFPIQSPPPADAYTSYHLSSLDEIDLYTERGGTGTGGRQIPSRPPSREPRDSREAWLLKAHGSVKCQGCGIGCSSMASCQRCDMILCSSCHDVDPSPCCGLQEYHPKSSRPLDGYIPVKEKLSVYSNTHSHALLHPHPLTLTHSHSHPHPHPQMVEKPLMSTKLFPSKSVALTTPKGGSSERISLGGSRCGFCNKPSASHTCVNCSKVSCDSCMGLYAKDMCTRKNPQHSFVPNHQLNFKSGTISHLVYR, encoded by the exons ATGGATGCCAAATTAAAAGAGGACCTGTTTCGGAGGTATGTGACTGCACTGGAGAGGCGTCTGGAGGGTGGAGGGGAATACACAAGGAAAGGAAATGCACCAGAAGGGGACAGAGGGCAATACAAGGACAGTGAGGCCCTACTCTCCACGGCCACTGCCCTGCTAGGGGCCTACCAGCCTGATCCAGGACAACGATTTCGAATGGTGCGTTTCTATGAAGTAGTTGAGAGTTCTCTCCGTtaccagagaggaggaaacttAAGGGGTCTGGAAAGAGCTTTTCGCACGTTGGAAACTATCTGCACCAATCTCTTGCTGTTCCCCTGGAAGAAGGAGTTCAGGTGTATAAAG ACCTTCACTGGCCCATACGTGTATCATCTGCAGTCTGCCATTACTGATGCTGAACTCCGAGCTCTAATGCGTACTATTGGCTACGCCTGTGACTACGATTCACAGTTTCATTTGCAGGAGCACCCAGGTGGCACAAATCATCTCCGTCAGTTGGCGTTTGAGCTTTTCCTGGCCCAAGCAGAGTGTCGTCTCCTGGGAGAGGTAGTGGCTCTGGCCCGAGGTTCGGCCTCAGAGATGGAAGCGCTGGAACTGCGCAGAGGTTGCAGGGATGACGCAGCCGGCTGTGCAGAGGCCCTCCGTAGACGCGACAGCCTTGGGGCTGATATGGCTCGCCTGTCTGTGCGGCCACTGGATATAGAGAGGCCTCATGCCCACCACCTGAGGCGAGGTAGTCGGCCATCTAAATCTGTGGATGTCACAGATGGGGCTGGTCACTGGCACCCAGCTGTAAGCAAGCCTGTTTTGAAGGCCTCATTGAGTCTGAGAAAGGAGCCTCTGTTTGTTGATGCAGAAGAGGATATGAAGGATGAGATCATCAGGCCCTGCACTTCAGCATCGCTCTTCTCTGTGGCAGCTCCACCTTCCTATAGCCCTGTTGCGGATTTCTTTCCTATTCAGTCCCCTCCTCCGGCTGATGCTTACACCTCCTACCACCTGTCCTCCTTGGATGAAATTGACTTGTACACTGAGAGGGGTGGAACTGGGACAGGAGGAAGACAGATCCCTTCTCGACCTCCATCGAGAGAGCCTCGGGATTCAAGGGAGGCGTGGTTGCTCAAAGCTCATGGTAGTGTGAAGTGTCAGGGCTGTGGCATCGGCTGCTCCTCTATGGCCTCCTGCCAGAGATGTGACATGATCCTCTGTTCTTCCTGTCATGATGTGGATCCCTCCCCTTGCTGCGGCCTACAGGAGTACCACCCAAAATCCTCACGGCCCCTTGATGGATACATTCCTGTCAAAGAAAAGCTCTCTGTCTACTCCAATACACACTCCCATGCCCTTCTCCATCCACACCccctcacactgacacactcacactctcacccCCACCCTCACCCCCAGATGGTGGAGAAACCCCTCATGTCCACGAAGCTGTTTCCGAGCAAGTCAGTTGCCTTGACAACGCCAAAGGGAGGCAGCAGTGAGCGAATAAGCTTGGGGGGATCGCGATGCGGGTTCTGCAACAAGCCAAGTGCATCACACACATGTGTGAATTGCTCTAAGGTGTCATGTGACTCATGCATGGGTTTGTACGCAAAGGATATGTGCACACGAAAGAATCCCCAGCACAGCTTTGTTCCCAACCATCAGCTCAACTTTAAATCTGGCACCATATCTCACCTGGTGTACCGATAA